Proteins co-encoded in one Chitinophagales bacterium genomic window:
- a CDS encoding two-component regulator propeller domain-containing protein yields the protein MKFKLFFIVIWCFTTSSLWAQDYKIEHLSLEDGLSQSIVYSITQDHKGFMWFGTQDGLNRYDGYTFKVYKPQPFDSTSLRNNSITAVLTDKNGQLWVGTAWGGLHLYDPINDHFRRFYHHPIDSNTLNSQRILSLHEGKRGIWVGTANGFSLMETKGSDSKNYRVRFQRFLYDSNQERGENQNFVRALYEDARGDLWVNGLNKLLKYEFSKSNQLKDAPIVSFEYDEQNPNSISSYYINDFATDQNGNFWIATGFGLNRYIEESQTFERFYHETEQPNSLPNNRIRRIICASNGDLWIATNGNGISCIKANSLPTKNKATQQLKFNHYTAFDKDNSLSTNYIETIFEDQLNQGIIWVGTMVGGLNKLTPITKRFKSIHLKERPFNQWVENSAVFCTFKDQKDRIWMGTEDGLLVYDVANEQHQLLSANKKSDHSLKENFCTTIISDQADNLWVGSNHGLYKVTEPEPNQFSFKRYQTSEDCKDQSASCVYAAPNGLLYIGTWSGMSVFDPISDEILGCPIILDTLAFESKGYKVTDFLQDESGNLWIGTLQGLIVIEDFETAWHNCAIQPNLKIYHHNENNPNSLWDNYIADLEQDDAGNIWAATSSGIVKILRQGEDLHFGALTEKDGLSNNMVYGFLKDPKTGNFWMSSNGGITKFDPTEKTFDNYTMQDGLQNNEFNGGAFTMAYDGEMIFGGINGISRFYPSEIQYDTIPPKIWITSLNYDKNKQLNLLYQPNQTIKLPYGKSHFSMEFMAIDYIHPNECQYAYLLEGLHEDWISVGTNRQVNFSDLSPGTYTFRVKACNGDGIWNEQGAAVQIAILPPFWMTGWFYRLIALLILAILWYLHQSSVKRKIEKVVEIEKIRKNAAADFHDELGHKLTVISLFSEIVKDKLTGKIDNEVSPHLDKVIKTSNELYFSMKDLLWALDPSKDSIYDLAIMLKDFGDELFDKTGIHFHSEGIRPLLKTRKLPMHYKRHIVLIFKEAMNNTLKHAGCHNTLLAFDYNGNGHLQISFKDDGHGFEIPKVKEGNGLLNIQDRAERINADLAIQPHNQGTAIVLQCDLDEDVKTYF from the coding sequence ATGAAATTCAAACTATTTTTCATCGTTATCTGGTGCTTCACAACCTCAAGTCTTTGGGCGCAAGACTACAAAATTGAACATCTTTCACTCGAAGACGGACTTTCACAAAGCATCGTTTATTCCATCACCCAAGACCACAAAGGTTTTATGTGGTTTGGGACACAAGATGGACTGAACCGCTATGACGGATATACCTTCAAGGTATATAAACCCCAACCTTTTGACAGCACCTCATTGCGAAACAATTCTATAACAGCTGTTTTGACCGACAAAAATGGTCAATTGTGGGTAGGCACCGCTTGGGGTGGTCTGCATTTGTACGACCCTATCAACGATCACTTCAGAAGATTTTATCACCATCCAATAGACAGTAATACCCTTAATAGCCAGCGCATTTTGAGTTTACACGAAGGTAAACGTGGAATATGGGTAGGCACTGCAAATGGCTTCAGTTTGATGGAAACAAAAGGCTCAGATTCCAAAAATTATCGAGTTCGTTTTCAGCGTTTTTTGTACGACTCCAATCAAGAACGGGGTGAAAATCAAAATTTTGTTCGGGCATTGTACGAAGATGCGAGAGGGGATTTGTGGGTAAATGGTCTCAACAAACTGCTGAAATACGAATTTTCCAAAAGCAACCAATTGAAGGATGCGCCTATCGTTTCTTTTGAATATGATGAGCAAAACCCCAACAGTATTTCCTCCTACTACATCAATGATTTTGCTACTGATCAAAACGGAAATTTTTGGATAGCCACTGGCTTTGGGTTGAATAGATACATAGAAGAAAGTCAAACTTTTGAGCGATTTTACCACGAAACTGAACAGCCCAACAGCTTGCCGAACAATAGAATTAGACGCATCATCTGCGCTTCAAATGGTGATCTATGGATTGCAACCAATGGCAATGGAATCAGCTGCATCAAAGCCAATTCTTTACCTACCAAAAACAAGGCAACACAACAATTGAAGTTCAATCATTATACTGCTTTCGACAAAGACAATTCACTTTCCACCAACTATATAGAAACCATTTTTGAAGACCAACTAAACCAAGGAATAATCTGGGTCGGTACAATGGTTGGCGGATTGAACAAACTAACTCCCATCACCAAACGCTTCAAAAGCATCCATTTGAAGGAAAGACCTTTCAACCAATGGGTCGAAAATAGTGCTGTTTTTTGCACCTTCAAAGACCAAAAAGACAGGATTTGGATGGGAACTGAAGACGGACTTTTGGTGTATGATGTAGCAAACGAACAACACCAGCTTCTTTCTGCCAATAAAAAATCTGACCATTCATTGAAGGAAAACTTTTGCACTACCATTATCAGTGATCAAGCCGACAATTTATGGGTAGGTTCTAATCATGGACTCTACAAAGTAACCGAACCTGAACCCAATCAGTTCTCATTCAAGCGTTACCAAACTTCTGAAGACTGCAAAGACCAATCTGCTTCCTGTGTTTATGCTGCTCCAAATGGGTTGTTGTATATCGGTACATGGTCAGGTATGAGCGTATTTGACCCCATCAGTGACGAAATACTTGGTTGTCCAATTATACTCGACACTTTGGCATTTGAATCCAAAGGCTACAAAGTAACCGATTTTTTGCAGGACGAAAGCGGCAATCTTTGGATAGGAACGCTGCAAGGTTTGATTGTGATTGAAGATTTTGAAACAGCTTGGCACAATTGTGCCATTCAGCCGAATCTGAAAATATACCACCACAACGAAAACAATCCCAACAGTTTGTGGGACAATTATATTGCCGATTTGGAACAAGATGATGCAGGTAATATTTGGGCGGCAACAAGTAGTGGAATTGTCAAAATATTACGACAAGGAGAGGATTTACATTTTGGAGCACTGACAGAAAAAGATGGGTTGTCGAACAACATGGTATATGGCTTTTTGAAAGATCCAAAAACGGGTAATTTCTGGATGAGTAGCAACGGTGGCATCACCAAATTTGATCCCACAGAAAAAACATTTGACAATTACACCATGCAAGATGGGCTGCAAAACAATGAGTTCAATGGAGGGGCTTTCACAATGGCTTATGATGGGGAAATGATTTTTGGAGGCATCAATGGCATCAGTCGTTTTTATCCCAGTGAAATTCAATACGATACCATCCCTCCAAAAATTTGGATTACCTCCCTAAATTATGACAAAAACAAACAACTCAACCTGCTTTACCAACCCAATCAGACCATCAAACTACCTTATGGCAAAAGTCATTTTTCGATGGAATTTATGGCAATAGACTACATCCATCCCAATGAGTGTCAATATGCTTACCTCCTCGAAGGGTTGCACGAAGATTGGATTTCTGTTGGTACGAATCGCCAAGTAAATTTTTCGGACTTGTCGCCTGGTACATACACTTTTAGAGTCAAGGCTTGTAATGGAGATGGAATTTGGAACGAGCAAGGAGCAGCCGTCCAAATTGCGATTTTACCTCCATTTTGGATGACAGGATGGTTTTATCGGTTGATTGCATTGCTCATTTTAGCGATTTTATGGTATTTGCATCAATCGAGTGTGAAGCGAAAAATTGAGAAAGTGGTGGAAATCGAAAAAATTCGCAAAAATGCAGCTGCAGATTTTCACGATGAGTTGGGACATAAATTGACGGTTATTTCTTTATTCAGCGAAATTGTGAAAGACAAATTGACAGGAAAGATTGATAATGAAGTAAGTCCACATTTGGATAAGGTTATCAAAACCTCCAATGAGTTGTATTTTTCGATGAAAGATTTGTTGTGGGCTTTAGACCCTTCCAAAGATTCCATTTACGATTTGGCGATTATGCTCAAAGATTTTGGAGATGAACTTTTCGACAAAACGGGCATACATTTCCACTCCGAAGGCATCCGCCCACTGCTCAAAACCCGCAAGTTACCAATGCACTACAAACGACATATCGTGTTGATTTTCAAAGAAGCAATGAACAATACACTCAAACATGCCGGCTGTCACAATACCTTGCTGGCGTTTGACTACAATGGCAATGGCCATCTGCAAATCTCCTTCAAAGACGATGGTCATGGATTTGAAATTCCAAAGGTGAAGGAAGGAAATGGGCTACTCAATATCCAAGATCGAGCCGAGCGCATCAATGCCGATTTAGCGATTCAACCCCATAATCAAGGCACGGCAATTGTCTTACAGTGTGATTTGGATGAAGATGTGAAGACATATTTCTAA
- a CDS encoding TetR/AcrR family transcriptional regulator, which yields MKGTKKNIIQTAIDLFNQRGVGNVRVRDIADAAELSPGNLTYHFKTKKDIIDSVYRYMLKQLSEIKKVFLKSSNAVTITKDYLKFQLQFRFFYRDILEIIHLYPEIKDSFKEQIFHLIRFNRKVLYVGVDMGYLIEEPSEGLYDSLARNSWAIQNSWLLAREILGEETISIAGGVKSIMDLHYPYLTEKGRAFYYHTKEELKQWVESEILEMDN from the coding sequence ATGAAAGGAACGAAAAAAAATATTATTCAAACGGCGATTGATTTGTTCAATCAGAGAGGAGTCGGCAATGTTCGTGTGCGTGACATTGCAGATGCGGCGGAACTAAGCCCAGGTAACTTGACCTATCATTTTAAGACCAAAAAAGACATCATAGATTCGGTGTATCGTTATATGTTGAAGCAATTGAGTGAGATAAAAAAAGTTTTTTTGAAGTCTTCTAATGCGGTGACGATTACCAAAGATTACCTCAAATTTCAACTTCAATTTCGCTTTTTTTATCGTGATATTTTGGAGATTATCCACCTTTATCCAGAAATCAAAGACTCTTTCAAAGAACAAATATTTCATCTTATTCGCTTCAATAGAAAGGTATTGTATGTAGGAGTGGACATGGGTTATTTGATTGAAGAACCTTCCGAGGGACTCTACGATTCGTTGGCGAGAAATTCGTGGGCAATTCAAAATTCTTGGCTCTTAGCACGAGAAATTTTGGGGGAAGAGACGATTAGCATTGCAGGAGGAGTAAAGTCAATCATGGATTTACATTATCCTTATTTGACCGAAAAAGGAAGGGCTTTTTACTACCACACGAAAGAAGAATTGAAGCAATGGGTAGAGTCAGAGATATTGGAAATGGATAATTAA
- a CDS encoding HAMP domain-containing sensor histidine kinase — translation MINSPNIRIAIIFSALALIALMGVQYFLVSNTYQLKNKEFVITYRNSIFDAYEDCISGGVFYNDAHTLIDSIATDFTVALTVIQSKEELDKLQKQFYQRLIANLKYYNDLDAFFAGYKYTNDISSNFDYQIVVRHVGILLGTTSELVIFEKEGDKEGLLLLGNLQDLSTDNHIMDTRSVVGNKCLIDYALYVDTPARNSLLIKEMYGIFTLSILTILTILVVFIYTIYHWRKQKKMSDMKSDFINNISHELKTPLATIAVANKSLQNGKIVNNPVLAANMVEVIDRQSKRLQKLINQVLDLTIWERTNPTLEKEPVEMNSFLATIVADFKLKQTDKPLDLEVDLSANQDIINIDKFHLTTVISNLLDNALKYSGENPIIRVKTNDNGEYLQISIEDKGMGMDRETQQHIFDKFYRGQKGNLHTVKGLGLGLYYVRKSIESHGGTIEVESKKGKGSIFRIQLPRQNF, via the coding sequence ATGATCAATAGCCCTAACATACGAATAGCGATTATTTTCTCAGCTTTAGCATTGATTGCTTTGATGGGAGTGCAGTATTTTTTGGTGTCAAACACGTATCAGTTGAAGAATAAGGAGTTTGTTATCACATACCGAAACTCCATTTTTGATGCCTATGAAGATTGTATTAGTGGAGGAGTGTTTTACAATGATGCTCACACACTGATAGATAGCATAGCTACAGATTTTACCGTTGCATTGACGGTAATTCAATCCAAGGAGGAATTGGATAAGCTGCAAAAGCAGTTTTACCAACGGTTGATAGCGAATTTGAAATACTACAACGATTTAGATGCGTTTTTTGCAGGATACAAATACACAAATGATATTTCATCTAATTTTGATTACCAAATAGTGGTTCGACACGTAGGGATTTTGTTGGGTACAACAAGTGAGCTTGTGATTTTTGAAAAAGAAGGGGACAAAGAAGGCTTACTGCTTCTAGGTAATTTACAAGATTTAAGCACAGACAACCACATCATGGATACACGGTCTGTGGTTGGCAATAAATGCTTGATTGACTATGCCTTGTATGTAGATACGCCTGCAAGGAATTCTTTGTTAATCAAAGAAATGTATGGAATTTTTACGCTTTCGATACTGACCATACTGACTATTTTAGTGGTGTTTATTTACACGATTTATCATTGGCGCAAACAGAAAAAAATGTCGGATATGAAGAGTGATTTTATCAACAATATCAGTCATGAGTTGAAAACGCCTTTGGCAACAATTGCTGTGGCCAATAAAAGCCTGCAAAATGGTAAAATCGTTAACAACCCTGTGCTTGCTGCAAACATGGTGGAAGTGATTGATCGTCAATCCAAAAGACTGCAAAAATTGATCAATCAAGTTTTGGATTTGACCATTTGGGAGCGAACAAATCCTACTTTGGAGAAAGAACCTGTGGAAATGAATAGTTTTTTGGCAACCATTGTAGCAGATTTTAAATTGAAGCAAACCGATAAGCCTTTGGATCTGGAGGTCGATTTATCTGCAAATCAAGACATCATAAACATAGATAAATTTCACCTTACCACAGTTATCTCCAATCTTTTGGACAATGCTTTGAAGTACAGCGGAGAAAACCCTATTATTAGGGTCAAAACGAATGATAATGGCGAATATCTGCAAATAAGTATTGAAGACAAAGGTATGGGAATGGACAGGGAAACCCAACAACATATTTTTGACAAATTTTATAGAGGACAAAAAGGGAATCTACATACAGTAAAGGGCTTGGGTTTGGGTTTGTATTATGTCCGCAAAAGCATAGAATCACATGGGGGTACGATTGAAGTAGAGAGCAAAAAAGGGAAAGGAAGTATTTTTAGAATCCAACTGCCAAGACAAAATTTCTAA
- a CDS encoding RICIN domain-containing protein, with product MKLTNSFFLHLLTLLTLGLGIFSSLLVAQNNDNPIDPSYWYRLTNMWQGDDLALDIVNDGKCNCQLQLAKTANVSGQYWKLTPVQDGWYKLTTAFQKEDKCLDIVNDGQNNRPQLAKSGNYSGQYWRIVPTNDGFFQLYTMWQTENKVLDVMNDGKNTVLLGEKKGYSGQFWKLTKIRPIQSEMADNRRKSSNSSTAADANKQTNGRINAPSRNNTRGNSDVRTTNAAQKASQQKQPNLLNAESFRGGNVEIAAAIAPKNTLLTGTQLKLSAPPSDWEAFDQPIRLRLLESIVINGEELLHRGTYVQANVSSTNNNQNPSEVSVKLLAIETSEGLVNIKTNDIKVSKFNNKSFDLLYLGSDGNFEVPIETGIYIQENVPLNLK from the coding sequence ATGAAATTAACAAATTCTTTTTTCTTGCATTTACTCACCCTACTCACTTTAGGCCTTGGTATATTTTCCAGTTTATTGGTTGCACAAAACAATGATAATCCAATAGATCCCAGTTATTGGTATCGGCTCACCAATATGTGGCAAGGTGATGACTTGGCCTTAGATATTGTGAATGATGGAAAATGTAACTGCCAACTTCAATTGGCGAAAACAGCAAATGTAAGCGGTCAATATTGGAAATTGACTCCTGTACAAGATGGATGGTACAAACTAACGACTGCTTTTCAGAAAGAAGATAAATGTTTGGACATTGTAAACGATGGTCAAAACAACCGCCCTCAACTAGCTAAAAGTGGTAATTACAGTGGACAATATTGGCGGATAGTACCTACAAATGATGGTTTTTTTCAACTCTATACCATGTGGCAAACCGAGAATAAAGTATTGGATGTGATGAACGATGGTAAAAACACTGTATTGTTGGGAGAAAAAAAAGGATACAGTGGACAGTTTTGGAAACTGACAAAAATTCGCCCGATTCAGTCAGAAATGGCGGATAATAGAAGAAAGTCTTCAAATTCTTCCACTGCTGCAGATGCTAATAAGCAAACAAACGGCCGTATCAATGCGCCATCTCGAAACAATACTAGAGGAAATAGTGATGTTAGAACTACGAATGCAGCACAAAAAGCAAGTCAGCAAAAACAACCCAATCTTTTGAATGCAGAATCATTTAGAGGCGGCAATGTGGAAATTGCCGCAGCGATAGCTCCAAAAAATACTTTACTCACTGGTACACAACTAAAATTGAGTGCACCTCCTTCAGATTGGGAAGCCTTCGATCAACCTATCAGGTTGAGGCTATTGGAATCAATTGTCATCAATGGTGAAGAATTGTTACATCGAGGTACATACGTTCAGGCCAATGTGAGTAGTACCAACAACAACCAAAACCCAAGTGAAGTTTCGGTAAAATTGCTTGCAATTGAAACGTCAGAAGGGTTGGTTAACATCAAAACAAATGATATAAAGGTGAGTAAGTTTAATAATAAGTCCTTCGACCTGTTGTATCTTGGTTCAGATGGAAACTTTGAAGTGCCTATCGAAACGGGAATCTATATTCAAGAAAATGTTCCGTTGAATTTGAAGTAA
- a CDS encoding response regulator transcription factor: MNQNLLLVEDDTDLGNVMKHYLEAHEFEVELCRNGLEGLNSFKTNRFDLCILDIMMPEMDGFDLAKRIKNLDEEVPFIFLTAKNQKWDRVKGLALGADDYITKPFEIDELVLRIQNILRRTNRTKMDVLQQIGVFSFDRTNLLLKGERGEFSLTLQEAKLLQLLWDNRNEVVTREAILTRLWGENDYFAGRSMDVFISRLRKYLSSDDSVQIENRRGVGFALKVSK; encoded by the coding sequence ATGAATCAGAATCTATTACTTGTCGAAGACGATACCGATTTGGGTAATGTCATGAAACACTACTTGGAAGCACATGAATTTGAAGTGGAGCTTTGTAGAAATGGTTTGGAGGGGCTGAATAGCTTCAAAACCAATAGGTTTGACCTCTGTATTTTGGATATTATGATGCCAGAAATGGATGGTTTTGATCTTGCGAAACGCATCAAAAACTTGGATGAGGAAGTACCTTTTATCTTTCTGACTGCCAAAAATCAGAAATGGGATCGGGTGAAAGGTTTGGCTTTGGGGGCAGATGATTACATCACCAAACCTTTTGAGATTGACGAATTGGTGCTTCGGATTCAAAATATTTTGCGGCGTACCAACCGCACAAAAATGGATGTGTTGCAACAAATAGGAGTTTTTTCTTTTGATCGTACCAATCTGTTATTGAAGGGGGAAAGGGGCGAGTTTTCTTTAACCCTGCAAGAAGCCAAACTTCTGCAACTTTTGTGGGACAACCGAAATGAAGTGGTTACACGAGAGGCTATTTTGACGCGACTTTGGGGTGAGAATGATTATTTTGCGGGTCGTAGCATGGACGTTTTTATCAGCCGCCTCCGAAAATATTTGAGTTCTGATGATAGTGTGCAAATTGAAAATAGGAGAGGAGTGGGTTTTGCATTGAAGGTGTCGAAGTGA